CGATCGGTGACTCGGACCTCCTCCAGGCACAACACGGCGTTGTGGAGATCGCGTGCCACCGTGTCCGGACGAGCGAAGAAATCCGCGACCGCGAGCAGGGTGTCGCCGCGACCCTGCGTGAGTTCGGTGAGTCCCTGGGTGAGCCGCGGCCATGCTTCCGGCGAGTAGAGCGAATTGACGATCCCCGCGAAGGCATCGGTATAACCGAGCCCGCGCTGGTCTGAGGTGGCCGCTGGTCGCTCGATCAGGGGGTCCAGCAACGCGCGCAACGAGATTCGCACTCGTGCCGGATCGGGGTCGGCACCGATCGGGCAGGCCGGCGACGTGACGCACGCGGCCGCGAAAGCCTCGAACGCGTGCTGGAATCCGGCCGAGAAGGTGACCGGGTCGATCATGTTCGTCGCCGGGTCGACGCCGCCGTCCAAGACCATGGCACGGATGCGGTCCGGGAACAGCTCGGCCATGGTCGAGCCGAGCCGCGTGCCGTACGACCCGCCGAAATAGGTCAGCTTCGGATCGCCGAGTACTGCCCGGATGACATCGAAATCCCTTGCCACATCGGCGGTTCCGACGTGTGCGAGCACGTCGAGGCCGGTTCGTTCGACGCATTTCGCGACGTAGTCCCGGTGTTCCTGCTCGGTCTGCGCGATACCGGCCGGGGAGACGTCGAGGTCGAGGTCGCTGCGCTGGGCCTGGAACTCTTCCGCGGTCAGGCATTTCACCTGCGGTATGGACGCGCCCAGTCCGCGCACATCGACGCCGATCAGGTCGAAGCGCTGGGCCAGCGGCGTTTTCGCGAACGCTTCCGGATACGTCAGGCCGGGGGCGCCCGGCCCGCCCGGATTGGTGAGCAGTGAACCGATCCGGTCGCCGGCGGCGGGGCGACGGGAGATGGCGATTCGCGCCGTGGCACCGGCGGGTTCGGCATAGTCGAGCGGCACTTCGATATGGGTGCACTGGTATCCCGCATCGGCGATCGCGTCGGTGCCCGGGAATTCGGCGCACGAAACCCACTGCGGCGACTGCCGGTAGAACTTGTCCAGCGCGTCGGGTGTCCGCTCGGAGCTGCCACACGCCGTACTGAACAGCAGCGCCGCGGCCGCCGAGATCATCCCGATCCTGCGTGCCCGGATACGCATGGCCTACCCCCATCGCCGATCCCACCAGGATTCATTCTGCCGCAACACGACAGAACAGACCACCTGGCAGGCGCCGGATTGGTCCTGCCGTTATCCCTGACGAAACGACAGGATCTCGGGGACCGGGCGGCGGCGCGACAGGACAGGCACCTCGCCGTCGGGTGCGACGCCGATCCGGAGCACGACCTGCGGGGTGCCGGGGTGGGGTAGCAGGTTCGCGATCGTCCTTCGGGCGGTGGTCATTTCGGTGATGTGGGTGAGCGTGCACGTGGCCAGTCCCGCCGCGGTGCCTTCCAACAGCACCGCCGAGAGCGCCTCGCCGGTGTGCAACCACTCGCGGACCGAGTCGGCGGCGGAGCTGAGCACCACCAGCCGCGCGCGGTCCTCGATCGCCGCGCGGCGCTCGGACTGCGCCGCGGCGGGGAACGTGCGCCCGACGGGCACGCGGGCGGACTCCTCGCGGGAGATCACGGCGCTGCGCGGCACCCCGTCGGCCAGATCGGAATGCCCGGTCCACCAATGTAATTCGGCTTGGTACTCCATGTCGTACCGATGCAGTGCGGTCGTACGCTGCGCCGCGAGCGCGAGGCGCGGGTTCGCCGCCGGGCCGAGCACGTCGAGTTCGATGTGATGGGGATTGGTGAGCAACCGTGCGGCGTGCAGGAATTCGGGCCAGTCCCGCGGCGGCAGCATCGGCAGCCGATCGGTCCGCCGTAGCTCGATGACTCTGGCCCTGGCATGCACGCCGGCGGGGGGATCGGGCCACGGGCGGAACGAGACCGTCGCCAGGCGATCGGGCCGGGCCGGATCAGGCAGCCGGACGACGTCGGTGTGCCAGCCACGCACGGCGAGCGCGGTGCGCAGATGATGCAGCATCGCCCCGCAGCTGATCACCAGCTGCCTGCCGCGCGGGTCGGTCGCGCCGAGGAGCCGGTCGTCGTCTCGATGCAGATGCAGATAGGTGCCGTCGAACACCCACTGCCACGGCTGCGTGTTGTGCACCGAGGGCGCCCGCCCCGCCAGTCGCACGGCCGCCGTGAGCGTCGGCCGATCCGGCGCGAGTGTCCGGGGGAGTGCGTCGCTTGCGGTCATGTCCCGAGTGTCCGGTGCGCGAGCCGACCGCCGATACGGGACTCGGACCCGACTCGGAAGGCCGAAAGTCACTCGCGGGCAGCACGAAAAACAGGCCGCCCCCGAAGGAGCGGCCTGTTTTTCGATCGAGGATCAGGCGAGGTCGAACCGGTCGCTGTTGACGACCTT
This genomic stretch from Nocardia brasiliensis ATCC 700358 harbors:
- a CDS encoding alpha/beta hydrolase, with amino-acid sequence MRIRARRIGMISAAAALLFSTACGSSERTPDALDKFYRQSPQWVSCAEFPGTDAIADAGYQCTHIEVPLDYAEPAGATARIAISRRPAAGDRIGSLLTNPGGPGAPGLTYPEAFAKTPLAQRFDLIGVDVRGLGASIPQVKCLTAEEFQAQRSDLDLDVSPAGIAQTEQEHRDYVAKCVERTGLDVLAHVGTADVARDFDVIRAVLGDPKLTYFGGSYGTRLGSTMAELFPDRIRAMVLDGGVDPATNMIDPVTFSAGFQHAFEAFAAACVTSPACPIGADPDPARVRISLRALLDPLIERPAATSDQRGLGYTDAFAGIVNSLYSPEAWPRLTQGLTELTQGRGDTLLAVADFFARPDTVARDLHNAVLCLEEVRVTDRAAAADLDRRMRAAAPIFDDGRASGQAPLDLCAFWPLPPASQPHVPDVTGLPPVLVVAATGDPATPYPGGVALARALHAPLITYDSVQHSAFGYGVACVDEPVLRYLIDLAPPPGEVRCAHVG
- a CDS encoding Acg family FMN-binding oxidoreductase — translated: MTASDALPRTLAPDRPTLTAAVRLAGRAPSVHNTQPWQWVFDGTYLHLHRDDDRLLGATDPRGRQLVISCGAMLHHLRTALAVRGWHTDVVRLPDPARPDRLATVSFRPWPDPPAGVHARARVIELRRTDRLPMLPPRDWPEFLHAARLLTNPHHIELDVLGPAANPRLALAAQRTTALHRYDMEYQAELHWWTGHSDLADGVPRSAVISREESARVPVGRTFPAAAQSERRAAIEDRARLVVLSSAADSVREWLHTGEALSAVLLEGTAAGLATCTLTHITEMTTARRTIANLLPHPGTPQVVLRIGVAPDGEVPVLSRRRPVPEILSFRQG